The genomic interval acacacacacacacacacacacacacacacacacacacacacacacacacacacacacacacacacacaacaagcactgactacacacacacactcacgtgcCATCATCATATGCGCTGCTGCTACACTGTTTAGCCTAAATCCTGATGCGTAGTCACCTTAATCCTATACACATCTAAAcgtaccactccagtatccctgcacattgtaaaaaTGGTATTGGCACTGACCCAGGAACTGACAATGTATATAGCTTACCCACTTTCTTGTGTTGTTATTTCTATTTCTCATGTGTTTTTTTGTTCTACTTGActttttgtatttcttttttaTAGTACTACCGCATTGTCGGGAAAGAGCAAGCAAGTAAGGCATTTCACTGTGCTAGTGCACGTGAAACTTAAATTCAAATTCCACTCAATTATTCTCATTGAATATTTTCCTAATGTATACATCTGTCTTGGGAGTTTATGTTAAGAGGGTTGTGTGTTGACATATTAGATAGAGTCAACTCATGTTCCTGTTGAGTAGATAGTCTTGTTCAATGACTGGAGTGAAGCCCGGATGATGAAGGAGCATTGCTTCATTTAAACTAAGTcatattactactaatattacataTTCAATGAAATGTATATATTGTTGGATAAGAATGGAGGGTTTTCTTAGAATACCACAAAACAAGATATTTGAGTTCGCTGTCATTTctcagagaaaagagagagacagaagtctCCAACATTGCTGAATatcaatgagtgtgtgtgtgggggggtgtgggGGGGACAGGCTATAATAAAAGGGTGATTGTTGATCGTGCCCCAAGTAGGCAGAGGCATGGTTGGAATTGTGCTCCGATCTCAATGCTGCATCGAACAGACTCATTGCTTGCACATCAGCTCCAGTGCTCCAACACATTCACATTTCTGAGGGATAATTATTTGTGGTTGTCTATAGGAGCCACTTGATGAGGTAAAGGAGGACACAGAGACTTCAGTGAAGCCTCCCAAACCTAGtccagaggcagaggaggtcaaAGGCCCCGGAATTGGCGAGGAAAGCAGTCACCTCGAGGAAAACCAAGAGGGTGAGAGTCAAACAGAAGATAATCCAGTTATGAACTTCTTTAAAACACTAGTAAgtccattttttttttcaattgatTTTGATTTGTGTTGTTTAAAGAATTGAAGAGTTGTTTTAATGGTAACGTCCATAAGTGAATAGATATGCACAACATATGTGATTGCCTAATGGTTGTTTTTATAATACATTTAAAAGGAGTTTGTGTAAATGAGTGACCTTGCCTCATAAATCTGTAacctttgccaaaatatttcaagcCTTTGTAAAAAAGAATCCATTGTGAAACCACGACGAACACTAATTGAAGAACCATAATTTATTTTGTATTGAAAAGGAACATTCGTATAATGCTATCAGAATTCCAAATATGTTTTTTGAATGGCAAAACGTTTGGCCTGTAATGCTTGATTATGCTCCGAATCAACTAAATGAGAACGCGGGCTCCATCAGTGATGCCATTGTGTTTTAGACTGCAGAGTGCTGTCAGTGATCTCGCTCATTGTGTGTGATAAATATGTGTAGCGTCAGCCTAAGGGCAATGAGGGTGTCTCTAAGAAAGAGAGACCACATCTTGAAGGAATGATTACACAGGCAGCTATTGTCGTTTCTCTTCATCATGCCTTCTTTTGGAATTAAGCCTCCATATAGAGTGAACATAGCCCCAGCGCCATGCTAATCAAATCCTTTGAACATGCGGGAATGTGGTGGTCTTTTGTTCAGCCAATCGTGTGAGCTCACAAGGGAGGCCTGTGCCATTGGAAGTTGAAATGCATGAAGATAGAGCGAGGGAAGGCCTACGCCATCTCCAGAGCACAATGGCTGTCACAATGAGagagcatgtactgtatgtgctttGCCAAGGGCTTCTTTGTGTGCCATCAGTTGGACAACCGTAGACGTCAATGGCTATATGACTAACTTAAAGACATTTAGGAAACTAGTCATTTCACTGTACCCTGTGACAGTAACTCTCTTATCCAAATAAACATTGCTGTTATCTTCTGTATGCATTGCATTTCATTTGAAAGAAAGAAATTAAACATCAACATACACTTAAGTGCTAGATCTTTTCGTAGGAAACAACGGGTAAGCTCACAATTTTGACTGACTTCCAAGATTGTACGCAGACACTCGTgactcaatatatatatatatgtctgttTTTTACCAAGGTGACTTCTACCAAAAAAAACAAGCAAGGAACTGCCATCCCTGATGTTACAAAAGACCAAGTAAGcatgtatttttatttgaaaCATAATACATTATGCAAAAGCACTGAATCACATTCAATACAGATACAATTATGCACAGAGATCCTACAGTATAGTCTGCTgtattctatactgaacaaaacaaatatttaaaggcaacatgcaacaattgatTTTGATTTTACTGAactacagttcatatgaggaaatcagtcaattgaaatgaataaaTTAGGCcattatctatggatttcacattacttggaatacagatatgcatctgttggtcacagataccttaaaatgggcctcacaatagGCCTTTTGTGGATGTTTAAAGAGGATTTGTGTTGTTTAAAAAATGGAAGAGTTGTTTTAATAGTAAGGTCCATAAGTGAATAGATATGCACAAAATATGTGATTGCCTAATGGTTGTTTTATAGTACATTTAAAATTAGTTCATGTAAATGAGTGACATTGCTTCATAAATCTGTAACCTTTGCCAAATTATTTCAAGACTTTGTAAAAATTAATTGTGAAACCACTACGAACACTCTTGAAGAACCATCATTTATTTGGTAATGAAAAGGAAGATTCATAATGCTGTCATAATTCAAAATATGCCTCTGAATAGCAAAACATTTGGCCTGTAATGCTTGATTATGCTCCTTATCAACGAAAtaaaatcaaagtatattttagaCATGATAGTGCTGTCAGAGATCTCGCTCATAAAGAGTTAACATAGCCCCAGCACTTTGTTATTCTcctttttgtgcattcaaattgccatcgatatgCAATTGtattatgcctgcccataccatagccccaactccaccatggggcactcagttcacaatgttgacatcagcaaaccgctcgcccacacgacgccatacaggTGGGTCTGCGGTTGTGAATCCGATTgcacgtactgccaaattctctaaatcaacgttggaggtggcttatggtagagaaattaacatgaaatgatctgtcaacagctctggtggacattcctgcagtagtATGCCTCTTGCATCTGTGccgttgtgttgtgtgacattTTTTAGATTGGGCtattattgtccccagtacaagatgcacctgtgtaatgctgTTTAATCTGTTTAATCTGCTTCTTGATTTGCCGCAactatcaggtggatggattagcttggcaaaggagaaatgctcactaacagagatgcCAACAAATTTTTGTGCAAAAAATCTcagataaataagctttttgtgtgtatggaacatttctgggatctttaatttcatctaatgaaacatgggaccaacactttacatgttgcgtttatatttttgttcagtgtatatttaaTGCTATACAATTATTTCCCTTTGGTAAAGTCATCTAAAATAATAAGGGCCGCTTTTCTTGCCTTACTTTACCTTCAGCAGAAAGAGAACATCTTTCTCATTGCTTACACCAACAAAGGTGAAAAAATAACAAGTGAAACACATCTCACTCTTACCTCTTATCATTTTCATCCCTTTGGTATAACATGAGGCCTCGCTCAACATGGCCGTCGTTAACATCTACACTTGCAGCTACGGTTGCAACATATTAACCTACAGCGAGAGGCTTTTGGATGACTGTGATCGTAACTGTTATTGAATGCCACAGAAAAAAAGCATAAATTCATCATATTGAACACCAAAAATGTCAAATACAAGGCTGAGTTAAACAGACCAATGATTCTTGAGCCTTATTAAACAAGTATTTAGTCGTGTCAGCAGTCTGCCATGACTGGCATCCATCTTCTGTTGAAGGCCACAGCTGAGAATAGCTGTGCAGGCCAAGGGGCGTCTTACCCAGCTGTGGAGCCTGTTGCAAATAACCTTGGTTAAACCAGAACTAAAACCTTGTTTCATTTGTTCAGGAGTTCGATTGTTTACGTAGTCTGTCCACGACAGATTAGTTGCAAAAGATGCCTCTTCAGGTCCTCTAATCGACCTGTTTAGACAGAAGGTACATGATCTCTTAGCAGAAACAGAATGGTGGTTATTGTCCTTATTACCAGCACTAACtattgtttgttgttgtcacAAAACAGTCACAGAAAGAGGCCCAACCAACAGCAACAACTACAGTGAGTACTGAATGAatgcataaataaataaatacataaatcatGTTTTGTGACCTCGGTGATCAACTGTTCCTATTTTGCTTCCTTTTCCATTGTTCCTCTTGCTCGAATAGGCTGCACAAGTAGTGGACGCTCCAGCAGCAGGCAAAGGAGGAATGTCATTCCCACCACCCCCACCTCCAGCCCCAGCACCACCTAAGATGGAGGTTAAAGCAGAAATAGCAGCCCAACCTGTGACAAACGCACCAAAAAAAGACCCAAAGGATGCTGCCAAAGAACCAGAGGCCACCAAGTCGAAATCTGACAGCCCGTTCAGCAGACTTTTCAGCAGAAAGGTAAGCCAATAGAGGCACTGTAAGGCACTTAAAAGGATTCTTTGGCAAATTGATCTTTCTGTAAAAGAGAATAATATAATGTATGAATGTCTGTGTCAGATTGTAACAGTTTGATCTGAATTTGAGGCATTGCTAGGCCTCAAGTCTAAAATCAAGGTTAAATCAACAAGTGGAGCCAGTGCACCTGCCAAGCCTCCTGCAGTGGTAAATGACAATACAGCATTCAGCCATTTTGAAACTAACAGAGTTAAGCTCACTGTGACATCCATCATTTCATATAACTGTATTAAAATCATTGCATCTTGTGGGTACACTATCTACTAGCTATATCATACAGGCTGCTGCCTTTTCTCTTGTGCGGAGCATCAGTACAGAGACCAAACAGAGCAGTCCCTCAGAGCATTCGTGTAAATGTAGACCTATCTTCATACTTCAAGTGACATATTGTGACATTTCATGGAGTTTCATTGCTGATGTTTTTCTCAATGTGGAGTAAACACACCTACGATAGCACCGCAATCAGCTAGACTGAGGCATGGCTTGTGGAGAATGGGCTTAGGTCTGCATTCATTCATCATCCGTGAACATTAACAGTATCCCACAACATCAGAAATCCAACCAGATCTAATTCAGTCATTTGAGCCCAAAGTAACAACGTATATAACAGCAGACCGAATATGGATTTCAGAAACTGAATTTGACTCTGTTTTCCAAACCCGACTATGTGTGTGCGAATGTGTATTGTGTATTTATTTGTGTGGTGAACTGTGCTTTTACAAACCTACCTATGCCTTGCCATGTTGCCCATTCAGTATAAAGCCTAGATAGTGTGTTATACGGCACATGTTCAGATCAACATCATTCTGCCCTCCACAGACAGTGGAAGCAGTGGAGCCACAGCCAGTTGTTGCTGTACAGGTAGAAGTGCTCTCTTGGCATACTCCATCCACCCCGTGCCGTCTTTTTCTCTTTCGGTCGGGTTGCATGGTCGAATTTGGTATTCACACTATCAGTTATAATTGGTCTCATCAATAGGGTGCCCCTCATGGGCAAAGTACATCACATCTCTTTTACAGTACCAGTTTTGGTTCCAGAGTATAGCTTTTCACCCCCCTCGtgtctttcttctttcttctctgtTTGGTGGGTTCTTTTCTGGTTCTTCCAGGTGGCTGATTAGGCTTTTTTGTGCCTTTATACACACCTTATTCCTGAGAAGGGCTCATAACTACATTTTTCTCTTTTGCTGTTTCGATATAGGAGATAGACGCCTCAAAGACGGCTACTCTGGAGGCCTCTGCCAAACCAGAACCACCACCGGCACCTGCACCG from Oncorhynchus keta strain PuntledgeMale-10-30-2019 chromosome 27, Oket_V2, whole genome shotgun sequence carries:
- the LOC118360017 gene encoding skin secretory protein xP2 isoform X2, with translation MNFFKTLVTSTKKNKQGTAIPDVTKDQSQKEAQPTATTTAAQVVDAPAAGKGGMSFPPPPPPAPAPPKMEVKAEIAAQPVTNAPKKDPKDAAKEPEATKSKSDSPFSRLFSRKEIDASKTATLEASAKPEPPPAPAPKEGKKPAVAKASFSFFKPKDLLNQMASKVQTASTSGVRLLKKPFKGASEPKKEAPAPAADAIAGPSVAKEEPKAPEIPAVDSKPASGPTEGGDNSPILPKRLEKRNSIHLFFKNLGKRQSDAGVQTEPEKTK
- the LOC118360017 gene encoding skin secretory protein xP2 isoform X3, whose amino-acid sequence is MNFFKTLVTSTKKNKQGTAIPDVTKDQSQKEAQPTATTTAAQVVDAPAAGKGGMSFPPPPPPAPAPPKMEVKAEIAAQPVTNAPKKDPKDAAKEPEATKSKSDSPFSRLFSRKALLGLKSKIKVKSTSGASAPAKPPAVEIDASKTATLEASAKPEPPPAPAPKEGKKPAVAKASFSFFKPKASEPKKEAPAPAADAIAGPSVAKEEPKAPEIPAVDSKPASGPTEGGDNSPILPKRLEKRNSIHLFFKNLGKRQSDAGVQTEPEKTK
- the LOC118360017 gene encoding uncharacterized protein KIAA1522 isoform X1, with amino-acid sequence MNFFKTLVTSTKKNKQGTAIPDVTKDQSQKEAQPTATTTAAQVVDAPAAGKGGMSFPPPPPPAPAPPKMEVKAEIAAQPVTNAPKKDPKDAAKEPEATKSKSDSPFSRLFSRKALLGLKSKIKVKSTSGASAPAKPPAVEIDASKTATLEASAKPEPPPAPAPKEGKKPAVAKASFSFFKPKDLLNQMASKVQTASTSGVRLLKKPFKGASEPKKEAPAPAADAIAGPSVAKEEPKAPEIPAVDSKPASGPTEGGDNSPILPKRLEKRNSIHLFFKNLGKRQSDAGVQTEPEKTK
- the LOC118360017 gene encoding skin secretory protein xP2 isoform X4; its protein translation is MNFFKTLVTSTKKNKQGTAIPDVTKDQSQKEAQPTATTTAAQVVDAPAAGKGGMSFPPPPPPAPAPPKMEVKAEIAAQPVTNAPKKDPKDAAKEPEATKSKSDSPFSRLFSRKEIDASKTATLEASAKPEPPPAPAPKEGKKPAVAKASFSFFKPKASEPKKEAPAPAADAIAGPSVAKEEPKAPEIPAVDSKPASGPTEGGDNSPILPKRLEKRNSIHLFFKNLGKRQSDAGVQTEPEKTK